CCCCTCCAAGACGCTGAGCAGCTCGGTCGCGGTGCGCGGACCGAGCGCGAGCACCTGCAGGCCGAGCGCGCTGCGCACCTTGGTGAAGAACTCGCTCAGCCGCTCGGTGCTAGCCGGCTCGACGACGGTGGTGAGGTCGAGGCCCTGGCGCACGCACCAGAAGCCCCCGCACTCCCAGACACCGAGGTGCGGCAACGCGTAGAGGACCGACGAGCTGCGGAAGAGCTCGAAGTGCTCCCGCCCCTCGATCGTGACGCGTCGGTCGATGCCCCTTCCGTCGCGCCGGCTCAACCGCGCGGTGACCGCCCAGTAGCGGCCGTACTGCACGAAGGCCTCGGTGACGAGCGCCTCGAGGCGCGGGTCGTCAGCTCGGGGGGCACCGCCGTCGCCGAGGACGTGGGCGAGGTTGGCGGCGACGGCACGGCGGCGCTCAGGCGCGCGTCGCGCCGCCAGGCGGCCGCCGGCGGCGCCGAGGAAGAGGACGAGGCGGCGCGGCAGGAGACGGAGCAGCGCCGCGCCGCCGCGGTAGAGGAGGTAGGTGCGGTTGATGCCGCCGGCCGCCACTCGCTACTCCTCGACGGTGCGGGGAGAGGTCAGCGGCCGCCGTCGAAGCGCTCGCGCAGCGCCAGCGCGGCGCGGCGCCGCCCGCCGGCGCGACGGCCGACCGGGGCTGCGGCGCGCTCGCTGCCGAGCACCTTGCGCAGACGGGTCCCCGCCGGCTCGAGGCTGCGGCGGCTGCGGGTGTTGCGGCGGCTGCGCGCCCGGCCGCTCTCCCGCCAGGCCCGCCACTGGCTCTCCATGCGGGCACGCCCGAGCGCGGGGCGGGGTGGGACCCCGCCGGCGATGCGCCACACCCGGACGAAGCGCCCCGCCGCGGTAGCGATGCAGAGTGCCAGCAGCACGAGCAGCAGCGAGATGAGCACGACGTGGAAGAAGAGCGCGACGCCGAGGAGGATCAGCCGCTCGGCGCGCTCCATGAGGCCGCCGCGGGCGTTGAAGCCGAGCGACTCGGCTTTCGCGCGCTCGTAGGAGATGAGCGCGCTGACGGCGAGGATGGCGACCGGAAGGATTGCCTCGCGGGGCTGCGCGCCGAGGAGCAGGTGCCAGGTGAGGCCGCCGAAGACGAGGCCGTCGGAGATCCGGTCGGCGACCGAGTCGAAGAAGGCGCCGCGCGCCGACGCGCTGCCGGCGGCCTTCGCGACGATGCCGTCGAGGGCGTCCATCAGCCCGCCAGCGGTGAGCAGGAAGA
The genomic region above belongs to Acidimicrobiales bacterium and contains:
- a CDS encoding CDP-alcohol phosphatidyltransferase family protein, producing MIDGRRRRTATAPQQVTDAPAQSWWRLGTVLVRIGVTADAVTLVGIALAAATAVLIGFGHLFAAVFLLTAGGLMDALDGIVAKAAGSASARGAFFDSVADRISDGLVFGGLTWHLLLGAQPREAILPVAILAVSALISYERAKAESLGFNARGGLMERAERLILLGVALFFHVVLISLLLVLLALCIATAAGRFVRVWRIAGGVPPRPALGRARMESQWRAWRESGRARSRRNTRSRRSLEPAGTRLRKVLGSERAAAPVGRRAGGRRRAALALRERFDGGR